Part of the Echeneis naucrates chromosome 18, fEcheNa1.1, whole genome shotgun sequence genome is shown below.
GAAATGAGTTATTAAGATAGTAAAAAACTGacctgaaattattattattgctaacAATACATAATACCAGAATCCTGAAAACCTAAGAAATGTGTGTATTACAGCTTTGTTGGGATGGTGAATTAATGAGGTGTTGTCCTTAcgatgttgtgttgttgttaaaTCCCTGCTCATTCAGATGTACATAGCACCCAAGGCAGCCATTTTTGAGTCAAAACACCCTGATGGTGAAGGGGCAGCCATGTTGAACAACATGCGCGTCTACGGCTCCATTTGTCTACTCCTGATGTCCTTGCTGGTCTTTGTGGGTGTGAAGTACGTCAACAAACTTGCCTCCATTTTCCTGGCCTGCGTCATCGTTTCCATCATTTCCATCTATATCGGTGCACTGGTTTCTGCCTTCAAGCCACCGAATTTTCCgtaagtattttatttttatggataTGGAACAATGGAAGAATAACCAAAGCATTAACACTTCACGTTCTTCACTTACTGATGAGACTTTTGTCTGTAGTGTGTGCATGCTGGGAAACCGAACCATCAATGGTCATGAAATTTATGACAGCCAGTGTGCAAAGACCGTCCTGGTGCTGATCAAAGAGAACGAAGAGAGAAATAATACCAACTTCACAATTACTAATGGTGGGTATCAGAGAGTGATTAGTGACGCCAGAATGCTGTGTTTACATGTCTTCACGTTTTCTGCTTTAACCATCCAAATAGAAACCATCACCGTTGGCCCAACCTTTGACCCCACCCACACCCCACTTCTGTCGGAGAGGACCACCTCTCTTTGGAAGCAGTTCTGCCAGGGCCCAGAACTCAACTCCTCCTGTGATGAATACTTCATGACCAACAATTTTTCAGAGATTGAAGGGATCCCCGGTTTGGCCAGTGGGATTATTTCAGGTAgtgtacaaacaaaaacaaatgtatgcaTGTTTCATCtgaatctgtttgtttgtcatcgGTATTTAAAGAGGCTGTCTGTGTGGGCCTATAAGCACGACTCAGGATTCAGCTTATAATTATATCTACATACATCTCGAATCTTGTCCTCACAGAAAACGTGTGGAGCTCTTACCTCAGCAAAGGAGATGTGGTGGAGAAAGGCTCCCTCAGCTCCTCTCATTTTTCCCATCCGGCATCCACGCACCAGCCTTATGTGTTTGCTGACATCACCACCTCCTTCACACTGCTGGTGGGCATCTTCTTCCCCTCGGTCACAGGTACACACTTGGATCTCCCTCCTCCACAAACACTTGCTGCAGCTGTGTTGAAGGTCAGCTCGTATGACTCAATTACCTTCATCACTAGTCACTGATGGCAGTAAGAACCCAGGTGTGATATTAAGTGTTGTTCGATGTAATACAGTTTGAACAACATTGTCATCCATATGTGTCAGAACAGAACCTCTTAGCACTCAAGATCcattttaaaaaagcacaaCAGTCAACCTAACAGTCAGGATTTTGAGCCTTTATCAATATGTTTATGAAGCATAATAATACCAAATTTTAGTTGCAGTAATTCTTGTATTATAATCCAACGTTGTTTTGCTGTTCTGCTTTTCCCCAGGAATCATGGCTGGTTCAAACCGCTCGGGGGATCTGAAAGACGCCCAGCGCTCAATCCCCATCGGAACCATCCTCGCCATTTTAACCACCTCCATTGTCTGTATcttttaataatgtgttttgattCAATATCTAACAGGCACTCTAAGTAAAATCAACATTGAGTGCATTTCACACATACTTTTCTCAAGTGCATTAGACTCGCTCTGCAGTTCACACAGTATCCTGAGGCTGATGAGCTGAAGTTACCGTTATCTGTTAATATTTCAGCATCATTAGGTTCTTTTTGGTCGGCTTTTCATTTATGACTTTCTCTATCTGCACTGTAATTATCCATTTCAGCTTTCATGAATTTTACTATTTCATTTTATGACTGCCACTTTATCTGACCTGATTTCATTGTTCGTGGTGCTATTATATCTAAAAAGCATTTAGGATGTGTTTGATTGAATGTGACTGctggttgaattttttttttcctgagtgtCGTCTGTTCAGACCTGAgcaatgttattttgtttggagCCTGCATCGACGGGGTGGTCCTCAGAGACAAGTCAGTATATCTGCTCTTGTATCtatcatgtttgtgtgtgttacgtCACTTGGTTGTTTGTGCtctgttataaaaaaaaacagtagtttgaaatgtgttcatCTGTTGCTGTTGAAACTCAAGCTATTCTGTATATTTTCCTCCTGCAGATTTGGTGACTCGGTAAATGGAAATCTCGTGGTAGGGACTCTGGCTTGGCCGACTCCTTGGGTCATTGTGATTGGTTCTTTCTTCTCAACGTGTGGCGCAGGCCTCCAATCGCTGACCGGCGCCCCCCGACTCCTGCAGGCCATTGCAAAGGACAACATCATCCCCTTTCTTCGGGTTTGAACTGcaaattatcattttaattacaggAACACAAAATTCACATAGATTTTACGAGTAAACAAAAGTATGAACACACCAAGACATCTGCTTTTAACCTCACAGTTAACCTCATGTCACGGTTCAGAGGAGCCGTGGCCCAAAGCTTTCTCGCTGTGCTAAAGTTTAAAGGGCTCTTTGCACTGCCACGGCTTTCCAGTTTCCACAGGGCTCTCATGTGAACTCAGCATGTTAACCTGTGTCACAAATACCTGTGattgacattttgtttgtgttcatgtgttcacTCTTTTTCTTCCGGGTCTTTCTGTCAGGTGTTCGGCCACGGGAAGGCCAACGGGGAGCCCACTTGGGCCCTGCTGCTGACGGCCCTGATTGCTGAGCTGGGGATTCTTATCGCTTCTCTGGACCTGGTGGCTCCCATCCTTACGATGTGAGatagagctctgtgtgtgtgtgtgtgtgtgtgtgtgtgtgtgtgtgtctcagtccTAATCATCTTATTATTATgtgtaaattctctctctccatcaagGTTCTTCCTGATGTGTTATCTCTTTGTAAACCTGGCCTGCGCCCTCCAGACCCTCCTGAGGACGCCCAACTGGAGGCCACGCTTTTCCTACTACCATTGGTATacaccacacacgcacacacacacacacacacacacacacacatattttaaacacacactgatccgTGCCTCTCGTGCTCATCTGTGTCCAGGACCTTGTCATTTTTGGGGATGACTATCTGCCTGGCGCTCATGTTCATATCCTCTTGGTACTACGCAATCGTTGCCATGGTGATCGCAGGCATGATCTACAAATACATTGAGTATCACGGGTATGTTGCACGGGTGTGtacagaagtgtgtgtttttgggtggTATGTTTTCTTCCAGCATGAATCCCCAACTTatatgttgtgtgtatgtgtatatccTCACTTGTAttccatgtgtctgtgtgtgtgtctcagagcAGAGAAGGAGTGGGGGGATGGGATCCGCGGTCTATCGCTTAGTGCTGCCCGTTATGCCCTCCTGAGGTTAGAGGAGGGACCACCGCACACCAAAAACTGGAGGCAAGTTATTTTAATTTGGTCCAAGTTGTGTCCTGTGTAAACACAAGCAGACAGTAGATGCTTTATGTTAGTTGGATGTTCTGAAACTCTGAATGATGATCAGGTCAAAGCGAGAAGAgagtagagcagctgtgttgtgcttttatttactgCTGGTGAAAATACCAAACTGGTGGCGGAtgctgatttcttttgtttctatGATGGAGAATCAGCCATACACACTTTTAATTCTGAAATATTCTTGAATATGTTCACCACAGAGTCCTCCTACAAATGTTTGGGACCTGTTTCTAACAAAGCTATGCTCTCCTTCAGGCCCCAGCTGTTAGTGTTACTAAAACTGGATGAAGACGCCCACGTCAAGTCTCCTCGGCTGCTGACGTTTGCCAGCCAGCTGAAGGCGGGAAAGGGCCTGACCATCGTCGGCACTGTTGTCTCTGGCAACTTCCTCCATAGCTACGGAGAGGCTCTGGCTGCTGAACAGGTGGGGGATTATCTTTACAAGGTCACAGTGGCCACTGACTTTCACCATTCATTGAACTTCACAGTCTTACAGCTGCATCTCTCCCTTTTCAGACTCTAAAGCACCTGATGGATAAGGAGCGTGTGAAGGGCTTCTGTCAGTGCATTGTGGCTCAGAAGCCCCGTGAAGGCATCAGCCACATGATCCAGTCCAGCGGCCTCGGAGGAATGAAACCCAACACTGTGGTGATGGGCTGGCCTCATGCCTGGAGGCAGAGTGAAGACCCACAGGCCTGGAAAACGTTCATCAGTGAGTGAAGAGGATGGAAAACAATTCCCAACTATCAAATCTGTCATCAGAGTTATCAGGCTAACAGCGCCCCCTCTCTTCCTTCCAGACACAGTGCGGGTGACCACAGCAGCCCACCTTGCCCTGCTGGTGcccaaaaacatttctctgttcCCCAGCAACAGTGAACCCTGCACAGAGGGCTACATTGATGTCTGGTGGATTGTCCACGATGGTgggatgctgatgctgctgccctTCCTGCTCCGACAGCACAAGGTGGTTTTCTACAGCTACACAAATGCCCTTCCtacattgaaaatattgtcGCACCTCTAATTTCTTTCTCtggcttttctctctcactcaggtGTGGCGTAAATGTGGAATGCGAATCTTTACAGTGGCTCAGATGGAAGACAATTCTATCCAGATGAAGAAGGACCTGGCAACCTTCCTGTATCACCTACGTATCGAGGCTGAGGTGGAAGTAGTGGAGATGGTACgctatataaacaaacaaacaagcacaaggCTCTAAAGCGTTGTGATATTATGATGATATCACTTCAACACCTTAAAAGAATTTGTCACCTCATTTACTGCTGTTAACACCAAGTGAAAGAGTTAAACCTTTTTTATGGCTGTAGTTTCACCAGATTGCAATTTCCTGCATTATCATTTATACACAAGTTCAGAAtgatacattgaaaatatttgttgATCTGTACACAACTGTTTGTCCTCTCAGCATGACAGTGACATCAGTGCTTACACTTACGAAAGGACCCTGATGATGGAGCAGAGGTCTCAGATGCTCAGACAGATGCGGCTGTCTAAATCAGACCGTGAGAGAGAGGTAAGGCTATCAGTGAGAAGAATGGTACAGATTTCATTCACAAAGGTTGTACATTTTTCATATGACAGTGAGGACATGTCCATAAAACGTCTCCATCAGTCGCTTCAACAACCTCCCAATTCCCTTTATTTTGTAACTCTACTGCTCATGTGATCTAAAGTCCATCTGGATGACTGGAAGTTTGGTTTTGTTGGGTTGGAAGTAGTGGAATTGTTTGGGTTCAGGACATTATCACAACATGAACATGGGTTGTATTGCAAGATTAGctaaaacactttttaaatctgatttgtcTGTAAATGTCGTGCATCATTTTGTCAGGGAAACCCTGGTAGCAGCAGCGGTAGGCCAGAGGCAGGTGGAGCTACAAGGTCTCAGGTGAGGTCAGTGATTATGGCCAGCTGTAAGTTCATCAATTTTTAATTGAATATAAACTGCACTGGAGTTTGTCTGGGCAGATAGGAAATACAGTCGCTTACAGAGGGTTGCACATTTCCagtcatttttttcatgtattgATTTCAAAAGTGTTATTGTattaacattgaaaaaataatatCCAAAATGTTGGGAAACAGGGCAAATTATACATACAAACAATATTGCAGAGGATCAAAAATATTGTGTGTCTAAGAAATATGTGTTTAGCAAAGAAAAGGTTTCAAAATGGTcccaaaaaaaagtttgagcCTAATCGATATCAGTTTGTGTTACACAGCTTTAAAAAGTCTGAAGAGTCTAAAGCTGTAAAATAACCTGAATCTAAAACATCAATCTTGTCGAGGATGGACTGGAGTCTGTGGC
Proteins encoded:
- the slc12a6 gene encoding solute carrier family 12 member 6 isoform X1, with product MASVRFTVTPTKAEDLPGLSDTSPDLSSRSGARVRFGSRESVNRSEPLSETSGGLTTTAGGGGGTETPEHSNTDQGDGNSKISSVYINNSHGMDDDDFYDRNLALFEEEMDTRPKVSSLLNRLANYTNLTQGAKEHEEAESIGEKKKTGKSPQMGTFMGVYLPCLQNIFGVILFLRLTWVVGTAGVLQALCIVFICCCCTMLTAISMSAIATNGVVPAGGSYFMISRSLGPEFGGAVGLCFYLGTTFAGAMYILGAIEILLMYIAPKAAIFESKHPDGEGAAMLNNMRVYGSICLLLMSLLVFVGVKYVNKLASIFLACVIVSIISIYIGALVSAFKPPNFPVCMLGNRTINGHEIYDSQCAKTVLVLIKENEERNNTNFTITNETITVGPTFDPTHTPLLSERTTSLWKQFCQGPELNSSCDEYFMTNNFSEIEGIPGLASGIISENVWSSYLSKGDVVEKGSLSSSHFSHPASTHQPYVFADITTSFTLLVGIFFPSVTGIMAGSNRSGDLKDAQRSIPIGTILAILTTSIVYLSNVILFGACIDGVVLRDKFGDSVNGNLVVGTLAWPTPWVIVIGSFFSTCGAGLQSLTGAPRLLQAIAKDNIIPFLRVFGHGKANGEPTWALLLTALIAELGILIASLDLVAPILTMFFLMCYLFVNLACALQTLLRTPNWRPRFSYYHWTLSFLGMTICLALMFISSWYYAIVAMVIAGMIYKYIEYHGAEKEWGDGIRGLSLSAARYALLRLEEGPPHTKNWRPQLLVLLKLDEDAHVKSPRLLTFASQLKAGKGLTIVGTVVSGNFLHSYGEALAAEQTLKHLMDKERVKGFCQCIVAQKPREGISHMIQSSGLGGMKPNTVVMGWPHAWRQSEDPQAWKTFINTVRVTTAAHLALLVPKNISLFPSNSEPCTEGYIDVWWIVHDGGMLMLLPFLLRQHKVWRKCGMRIFTVAQMEDNSIQMKKDLATFLYHLRIEAEVEVVEMHDSDISAYTYERTLMMEQRSQMLRQMRLSKSDREREGNPGSSSGRPEAGGATRSQAQLVKDRNSMLRLTSIGSDDDDDTDGGERDRAVSGGGGGSSEHHRRVQMTWTKEKTSQYRATHSGCSTPEGFRDMLSIRPDHSNVRRMHTAVKLNEVIVNKSHDARVVLLNMPGPPRNQEGDENYMEFLEVLTEGLERVLLVRGGGSEVITIYS
- the slc12a6 gene encoding solute carrier family 12 member 6 isoform X2 is translated as MASVRFTVTPTKAEDLPGLSDTSPDLSSRSGARVRFGSRESVNRSEPLSETSGGLTTTAGGGGGTETPEHSNTDQGDGNSKISSVYINNSHGMDDDDFYDRNLALFEEEMDTRPKVSSLLNRLANYTNLTQGAKEHEEAESIGEKKKTGKSPQMGTFMGVYLPCLQNIFGVILFLRLTWVVGTAGVLQALCIVFICCCCTMLTAISMSAIATNGVVPAGGSYFMISRSLGPEFGGAVGLCFYLGTTFAGAMYILGAIEILLMYIAPKAAIFESKHPDGEGAAMLNNMRVYGSICLLLMSLLVFVGVKYVNKLASIFLACVIVSIISIYIGALVSAFKPPNFPVCMLGNRTINGHEIYDSQCAKTVLVLIKENEERNNTNFTITNETITVGPTFDPTHTPLLSERTTSLWKQFCQGPELNSSCDEYFMTNNFSEIEGIPGLASGIISENVWSSYLSKGDVVEKGSLSSSHFSHPASTHQPYVFADITTSFTLLVGIFFPSVTGIMAGSNRSGDLKDAQRSIPIGTILAILTTSIVYLSNVILFGACIDGVVLRDKFGDSVNGNLVVGTLAWPTPWVIVIGSFFSTCGAGLQSLTGAPRLLQAIAKDNIIPFLRVFGHGKANGEPTWALLLTALIAELGILIASLDLVAPILTMFFLMCYLFVNLACALQTLLRTPNWRPRFSYYHWTLSFLGMTICLALMFISSWYYAIVAMVIAGMIYKYIEYHGAEKEWGDGIRGLSLSAARYALLRLEEGPPHTKNWRPQLLVLLKLDEDAHVKSPRLLTFASQLKAGKGLTIVGTVVSGNFLHSYGEALAAEQTLKHLMDKERVKGFCQCIVAQKPREGISHMIQSSGLGGMKPNTVVMGWPHAWRQSEDPQAWKTFINTVRVTTAAHLALLVPKNISLFPSNSEPCTEGYIDVWWIVHDGGMLMLLPFLLRQHKVWRKCGMRIFTVAQMEDNSIQMKKDLATFLYHLRIEAEVEVVEMHDSDISAYTYERTLMMEQRSQMLRQMRLSKSDREREAQLVKDRNSMLRLTSIGSDDDDDTDGGERDRAVSGGGGGSSEHHRRVQMTWTKEKTSQYRATHSGCSTPEGFRDMLSIRPDHSNVRRMHTAVKLNEVIVNKSHDARVVLLNMPGPPRNQEGDENYMEFLEVLTEGLERVLLVRGGGSEVITIYS
- the slc12a6 gene encoding solute carrier family 12 member 6 isoform X3 yields the protein MASVRFTVTPTKAEDLPGLSDTSPDLSSRSGARVRFGSRESVNRSEPLSETSGGLTTTAGGGGGTETPEHSNTDQGEEHTHKDAVFLIFLINHVTLLCDGNSKISSVYINNSHGMDDDDFYDRNLALFEEEMDTRPKVSSLLNRLANYTNLTQGAKEHEEAESIGEKKKTGKSPQMGTFMGVYLPCLQNIFGVILFLRLTWVVGTAGVLQALCIVFICCCCTMLTAISMSAIATNGVVPAGGSYFMISRSLGPEFGGAVGLCFYLGTTFAGAMYILGAIEILLMYIAPKAAIFESKHPDGEGAAMLNNMRVYGSICLLLMSLLVFVGVKYVNKLASIFLACVIVSIISIYIGALVSAFKPPNFPVCMLGNRTINGHEIYDSQCAKTRTTSLWKQFCQGPELNSSCDEYFMTNNFSEIEGIPGLASGIISENVWSSYLSKGDVVEKGSLSSSHFSHPASTHQPYVFADITTSFTLLVGIFFPSVTGIMAGSNRSGDLKDAQRSIPIGTILAILTTSIVYLSNVILFGACIDGVVLRDKFGDSVNGNLVVGTLAWPTPWVIVIGSFFSTCGAGLQSLTGAPRLLQAIAKDNIIPFLRVFGHGKANGEPTWALLLTALIAELGILIASLDLVAPILTMFFLMCYLFVNLACALQTLLRTPNWRPRFSYYHWTLSFLGMTICLALMFISSWYYAIVAMVIAGMIYKYIEYHGAEKEWGDGIRGLSLSAARYALLRLEEGPPHTKNWRPQLLVLLKLDEDAHVKSPRLLTFASQLKAGKGLTIVGTVVSGNFLHSYGEALAAEQTLKHLMDKERVKGFCQCIVAQKPREGISHMIQSSGLGGMKPNTVVMGWPHAWRQSEDPQAWKTFINTVRVTTAAHLALLVPKNISLFPSNSEPCTEGYIDVWWIVHDGGMLMLLPFLLRQHKVWRKCGMRIFTVAQMEDNSIQMKKDLATFLYHLRIEAEVEVVEMHDSDISAYTYERTLMMEQRSQMLRQMRLSKSDREREAQLVKDRNSMLRLTSIGSDDDDDTDGGERDRAVSGGGGGSSEHHRRVQMTWTKEKTSQYRATHSGCSTPEGFRDMLSIRPDHSNVRRMHTAVKLNEVIVNKSHDARVVLLNMPGPPRNQEGDENYMEFLEVLTEGLERVLLVRGGGSEVITIYS